In Pseudonocardia sp. DSM 110487, the sequence TGGCGCGGTACCTGGCGTCGGTCACCAGGCGTTGAGGGGCCGGTTCGGTCCCATTGCCCTACCGGGCGGTGAGAGTGGCGATCACTGAGTCGACGTACGCGGGAAGCGCCACGCCGGACGGGGCGGCGCCCGGGGTGGCGTGCGCGAGCTGCGCGTGGCCGAGGTAAGCCGTGTAGGCGAGCAGGCTCCGTTGGCGGGCCTCATCGGGCGGGAAGCCGAGCTCGGCGAACATCGCGGCCAGGTAGTCGAGGCGCCGTGTGGTGATCCGGGCCAGCACGGGAGCGACCAGCGGGTGGTCCGCGCTGGACTGCAGGGCGAGCTCGACGCGGGCCCCCGGGAGCTCGATGCCTGCCCCAAGCGCCACGGCGAGCAGCATGCGCAGCCTGCGGCGCATGTCCGGCTCGGTCTCGACGAGTGCGATCACGTCGTCGGTCTCGGTGCGTTCCCACAGCCGCAGCGCGGCTTCGAGCAGCGCGTCCCGGCTGCTGAAGTGCCAGTAGAAGCTGCCCTTCGTGGTGCCGAGCGACGCCGCGATCGGCTCGACCGCTACGGCCGCTATGCCACCGCGCGCCAGCGCCGCGAGTGCCGCGGATGTCCAGTCGCCCGCCGTCAGTTGCTTCCGAACCGGCATCTCCGTACGGTACCGTACGGCTGTCCATACGGTGGCGTACGGAGGTGGCTCCATGGTCCGCAACGTCCACGAGCGGATCGTTCCGGCTCCGATCGAGCGGGTCGGCCCGCTTCTCGACCGGATCGGCGGGCCCGACGACGTGCTGTGGCCGACGCCGGGGTGGCAGCCGATGGTGCTGGACCGGCCCGTTGCGGTCGGTGCGGCGGGCGGGCACAGCTCGATCCGCTATCGCGTCACCGGATACGAGCCGGGCCGCAGGGTCGAGTTCGAGTTCACTCCTGGCGATGGGATCGAGGGCCGGCACGTGATCTCCGCCGAGCCCGCGGGCCCCGACCGCACGCTCCTGCGGTACGTCTCCGAGGGGCGGTTCACCGGCGCGATGCGGCTGGCATGGCCGCTCGCCGTCCGCTGGGCGCACGACGCGCTGCTGGAGGAGCTCCTCGACAACGCCGAGCGCGCGGTCGGGGTCGAGCCCGCGCGCCCGGCCCGCCGGTCGGCGTACGTGCGGCTGTTGCGGGCGTTCGAGGTGCCGCGGTCGATCGCCACCGCCCCGCCGCGCACACCGTTGATCTCCGGTGCGCTCCCGCGCGTCGACTGGACGGACGCCTACGCCGTCCGCGCGCTTCCCGGCATGCCGGCCGACCCGCAGGTGTGGGCGGACGCGGTGTTCCGCCACCCGCCGCGCTGGGTGCTCGCCGCGCTCGGGCTGCGTGAGCTGCTGGTCGGGCTCGTCGGGATCGACCGCAGCGGAGCGGGCGCGTTCGCCACCCTTGCCCGCACCGAGGACGAGGTGCTGCTCGGCACGGACGCGAACCACCTCGACTTCAGGGCGTCGGTGCGCCGCGAGCCCGATCGGGTCGTGCTCAGCACCGTCGTGGGGCTGCACAACCGGCGTGGGCGGCTCTACTCGGCGCTGGTGCGGCCGGTGCACCC encodes:
- a CDS encoding TetR/AcrR family transcriptional regulator encodes the protein MPVRKQLTAGDWTSAALAALARGGIAAVAVEPIAASLGTTKGSFYWHFSSRDALLEAALRLWERTETDDVIALVETEPDMRRRLRMLLAVALGAGIELPGARVELALQSSADHPLVAPVLARITTRRLDYLAAMFAELGFPPDEARQRSLLAYTAYLGHAQLAHATPGAAPSGVALPAYVDSVIATLTAR
- a CDS encoding DUF2867 domain-containing protein; the protein is MVRNVHERIVPAPIERVGPLLDRIGGPDDVLWPTPGWQPMVLDRPVAVGAAGGHSSIRYRVTGYEPGRRVEFEFTPGDGIEGRHVISAEPAGPDRTLLRYVSEGRFTGAMRLAWPLAVRWAHDALLEELLDNAERAVGVEPARPARRSAYVRLLRAFEVPRSIATAPPRTPLISGALPRVDWTDAYAVRALPGMPADPQVWADAVFRHPPRWVLAALGLRELLVGLVGIDRSGAGAFATLARTEDEVLLGTDANHLDFRASVRREPDRVVLSTVVGLHNRRGRLYSALVRPVHPIVVRAMLNRASRRLSGAARRNPLDVVARMR